A stretch of the Malus sylvestris chromosome 10, drMalSylv7.2, whole genome shotgun sequence genome encodes the following:
- the LOC126585481 gene encoding uncharacterized protein LOC126585481 isoform X2, translating to MEIPDEEAVTNGEAEEMDKGPSAEAPLQEPHSYRSHFGGMVRKKAYIFDGLGNFYNKEWDLTEGRGNEFCWYHVELPKGHQKLSQSAQYLIGVLCPPLKLQDILSLVSNGPFCGYVDGALVFRVNSPGPPSSDFTFRIAARITKNSVITVSLGRVPRLGFSPVGQSLLSEIPSVESPSYHRGEQREKSGIVIGEHVLEFLLTMNHSEEADNPVPKSVSNLAVHIVDTHVDHLQDVVTKLEIELDSVELQMDKGGLALKKQMLDDRRFPKMHLDLQRLLQVIAHGEQVFPRVRERCSSKQWFLSEDITSLEELIGRLRRLKENVGFIANRVTAIQAGLDSWQAEQINRKLYYLSFLSIIFLPLSIVTGVFGMNVGGVPWTEQKDPTVKDGFPAWHRRRVMKRSWSLNRKSYLKRTHGIEAQERKGYLRI from the exons ATGGAGATACCTGATGAGGAAGCCGTCACAAACGGAGAGGCGGAGGAAATGGACAAAGGGCCCTCGGCGGAGGCTCCTCTTCAGGAGCCCCATTCCTACCGGAGTCATTTTGGGGGGATGGTGAGGAAGAAAGCTTATATCTTTGATGGTCTTGGAAATTTTTACAACAAGGAATGGGATCTTACAGAAGGTAGAGGCAATGAGTTCTGTTGGTACCATGTTGAACTTCCAAAAGGACATCAGAAGCTTTCTCAGTCTGCACAATACCTCATTGGTGTTCTTTGCCCGCCTTTGAAACTCCAGGATATTCTCTCTCTTGTCAGCAATGGACCATTTTGTGGGTATGTTGATGGGGCTCTGGTCTTCAGAGTCAACTCTCCTGGCCCTCCCTCCAGTGATTTCACATTTAGAATTGCTGCTAGAATTACTAAGAATTCAGTGATCACTGTGTCTTTGGGCCGGGTTCCCAGATTGGGTTTCTCACCGGTGGGTCAATCTCTTCTCTCAGAGATTCCTAGTGTGGAGAGTCCCTCATATCATAGAGGTGAGCAGAGGGAAAAGAGCGGGATTGTCATAGGGGAGCATGTTCTCGAGTTCTTATTGACAATGAATCACTCTGAGGAAGCCGATAATCCCGTGCCAAAATCTGTCTCAAATCTTGCAGTTCATATTGTTGACACGCATGTGGACCACCTCCAAGATGTTGTGACTAAACTTGAGATAGAGTTGGATTCTGTTGAGCTTCAGATGGATAAAG GTGGGCTTGCTTTAAAGAAACAAATGCTGGATGACAGGAGATTTCCTAAAATGCATCTAGATCTGCAGCGGCTCCTACAG GTGATTGCTCATGGGGAGCAAGTTTTTCCTCGCGTCAGAGAAAGATGTTCCTCTAAGCAATGGTTTTTGAGTGAAGATATTACCTCTCTTGAAGAGCTGATCGGACGGTTGAGGAGGCTAAAGGAGAATGTAGGCTTTATAGCAAATCGTGTCACGGCGATACAGGCTGGTCTAGACAGTTGGCAAGCTGAGCAGATAAACAGGAAACTGTATTATCTCTCATTCCTATCTATAATATTCCTTCCTTTATCCATCGTGACCGGAG TGTTTGGCATGAATGTGGGGGGAGTTCCATGGACGGAACAAAAGGACCCAACGGTGAAAGATGGTTTCC CTGCTTGGCACAGGAGAAGAGTCATGAAGAGGAGCTGGTCCCTCAACAGGAAGTCATACCTAAAGAGAACCCATGGAATTGAAGCTCAAGAAAGAAAGGGCTACCTCCGCATTTGA
- the LOC126585481 gene encoding uncharacterized protein LOC126585481 isoform X1, translated as MEIPDEEAVTNGEAEEMDKGPSAEAPLQEPHSYRSHFGGMVRKKAYIFDGLGNFYNKEWDLTEGRGNEFCWYHVELPKGHQKLSQSAQYLIGVLCPPLKLQDILSLVSNGPFCGYVDGALVFRVNSPGPPSSDFTFRIAARITKNSVITVSLGRVPRLGFSPVGQSLLSEIPSVESPSYHRGEQREKSGIVIGEHVLEFLLTMNHSEEADNPVPKSVSNLAVHIVDTHVDHLQDVVTKLEIELDSVELQMDKGGLALKKQMLDDRRFPKMHLDLQRLLQVIAHGEQVFPRVRERCSSKQWFLSEDITSLEELIGRLRRLKENVGFIANRVTAIQAGLDSWQAEQINRKLYYLSFLSIIFLPLSIVTGVFGMNVGGVPWTEQKDPTVKDGFRNVMLLCVAMLLLALLCFSFPVFYTRIAAWHRRRVMKRSWSLNRKSYLKRTHGIEAQERKGYLRI; from the exons ATGGAGATACCTGATGAGGAAGCCGTCACAAACGGAGAGGCGGAGGAAATGGACAAAGGGCCCTCGGCGGAGGCTCCTCTTCAGGAGCCCCATTCCTACCGGAGTCATTTTGGGGGGATGGTGAGGAAGAAAGCTTATATCTTTGATGGTCTTGGAAATTTTTACAACAAGGAATGGGATCTTACAGAAGGTAGAGGCAATGAGTTCTGTTGGTACCATGTTGAACTTCCAAAAGGACATCAGAAGCTTTCTCAGTCTGCACAATACCTCATTGGTGTTCTTTGCCCGCCTTTGAAACTCCAGGATATTCTCTCTCTTGTCAGCAATGGACCATTTTGTGGGTATGTTGATGGGGCTCTGGTCTTCAGAGTCAACTCTCCTGGCCCTCCCTCCAGTGATTTCACATTTAGAATTGCTGCTAGAATTACTAAGAATTCAGTGATCACTGTGTCTTTGGGCCGGGTTCCCAGATTGGGTTTCTCACCGGTGGGTCAATCTCTTCTCTCAGAGATTCCTAGTGTGGAGAGTCCCTCATATCATAGAGGTGAGCAGAGGGAAAAGAGCGGGATTGTCATAGGGGAGCATGTTCTCGAGTTCTTATTGACAATGAATCACTCTGAGGAAGCCGATAATCCCGTGCCAAAATCTGTCTCAAATCTTGCAGTTCATATTGTTGACACGCATGTGGACCACCTCCAAGATGTTGTGACTAAACTTGAGATAGAGTTGGATTCTGTTGAGCTTCAGATGGATAAAG GTGGGCTTGCTTTAAAGAAACAAATGCTGGATGACAGGAGATTTCCTAAAATGCATCTAGATCTGCAGCGGCTCCTACAG GTGATTGCTCATGGGGAGCAAGTTTTTCCTCGCGTCAGAGAAAGATGTTCCTCTAAGCAATGGTTTTTGAGTGAAGATATTACCTCTCTTGAAGAGCTGATCGGACGGTTGAGGAGGCTAAAGGAGAATGTAGGCTTTATAGCAAATCGTGTCACGGCGATACAGGCTGGTCTAGACAGTTGGCAAGCTGAGCAGATAAACAGGAAACTGTATTATCTCTCATTCCTATCTATAATATTCCTTCCTTTATCCATCGTGACCGGAG TGTTTGGCATGAATGTGGGGGGAGTTCCATGGACGGAACAAAAGGACCCAACGGTGAAAGATGGTTTCCGTAATGTCATGTTACTCTGTGTAGCTATGCTTCTTCTGGCACTTCTCTGCTTCAGCTTTCCTGTTTTTTATACCCGAATAGCTGCTTGGCACAGGAGAAGAGTCATGAAGAGGAGCTGGTCCCTCAACAGGAAGTCATACCTAAAGAGAACCCATGGAATTGAAGCTCAAGAAAGAAAGGGCTACCTCCGCATTTGA
- the LOC126585478 gene encoding heat shock 70 kDa protein, mitochondrial-like, protein MATAALLRSLRRRDVASAPLCAFRSLNSVSKSSHLAQKWASLARPFSSKPAGNDVIGIDLGTTNSCVAVMEGKNPKVIENSEGARTTPSVVAFNQKGELLVGTPAKRQAVTNPTNTVFGTKRLIGRRFDDPQTQKEMKMVPYKIVKAPNGDAWVEVNGQQYSPSQIGAFVLTKMKETAEAYLGKSVSKAVITVPAYFNDAQRQATKDAGRIAGLDVQRIINEPTAAALSYGMNNKEGLIAVFDLGGGTFDVSILEISNGVFEVKATNGDTFLGGEDFDNALLDFLVSEFKRTEGIDLAKDRLALQRLREAAEKAKIELSSTSQTEINLPFITADSSGAKHLNITLTRSKFESLVNHLIERTKAPCKNCLKDANTSIKDVDEVLLVGGMTRVPKVQEVVTEIFGKSPSKGVNPDEAVAMGAAIQGGILRGDVKELLLLDVTPLSLGIETLGGIFTRLISRNTTIPTKKSQVFSTAADNQTQVGIKVLQGEREMASDNKMLGEFELVGIPPAPRGLPQIEVTFDIDANGIVTVSAKDKATNKEQQITIRSSGGLTDEEIEKMVREAELHAQRDQERKSLIDLRNSADTTIYSIEKSLNEYRDKVPSEVAKEIEDAVADLRKAIGEDNADEIKAKLDAANKAVSKIGEHMSKGSGGDSSSGGSQGGGDQAPEADYEEVKK, encoded by the exons ATGGCCACCGCCGCCTTGCTCCGCTCGCTACGACGCCGTGATGTCGCATCGGCTCCTCTCTGCGCCTTCCGATCC TTGAACAGTGTGTCTAAGTCGTCGCATCTAGCTCAAAAATGGGCAAGCTTGGCAAGACCTTTCAG TTCCAAACCTGCTGGAAATGATGTTATTGGCATTGACTTGGGTACAACCAACTCATGTGTGGCGGTGATGGAAGGAAAG AACCCCAAAGTGATTGAGAATTCCGAAGGAGCTCGAACCACACCATCAGTAGTTGCTTTCAACCAGAAAGGAGAACTATTGGTTGGTACTCCAGCAAAGCGTCAAGCTGTTACCAACCCCACAAACACTGTTTTTGGAACCAAGCGTCTGATTGGTAGACGCTTTGATGATCCCCAAACGCAAAAAGAAATGAAGATGGTTCCATACAAGATTGTAAAGGCTCCAAATGGAGATGCTTGGGTTGAAGTCAACGGACAGCAGTACTCCCCAAGCCAAATTGGAGCCTTTGTTCTAACAAAGATGAAAGAGACTGCGGAGGCTTACCTTGGAAAGAGTGTCTCGAAAGCTGTAATTACAGTTCCAGCTTATTTCAATGATGCACAGAGACAAGCAACCAAGGATGCTGGCAGAATTGCAGGTCTAGATGTTCAGAGAATCATCAATGAGCCAACAGCTGCTGCACTTTCTTATGGTATGAACAACAAGGAAGGGCTAATAGCCGTGTTTGATCTTGGTGGTGGAACGTTTGATGTATCCATTCTCGAGATATCCAATGGTGTTTTTGAG GTGAAAGCAACAAACGGCGACACATTCTTGGGAGGAGAGGACTTTGACAATGCTTTGTTGGACTTCTTGGTGAGTGAATTCAAGAGGACGGAGGGTATTGATTTGGCAAAGGATAGGCTCGCCTTGCAGAGGCTTAGGGAGGCAGCTGAGAAGGCTAAGATTGAACTTTCATCAACATCTCAAACCGAGATAAACCTTCCCTTCATCACAGCTGATTCTTCAGGTGCTAAACATCTGAACATCACATTAACTAGATCCAAATTTGAAAGTCTGGTGAATCACTTGATTGAGAGGACAAAGGCCCCGTGTAAGAACTGTTTGAAGGATGCTAATACATCCATTAAGGATGTGGATGAGGTTCTTCTTGTTGGAGGGATGACACGTGTTCCCAAAGTGCAAGAGGTCGTTACAGAAATATTTGGAAAGAGCCCAAGCAAAGGAGTGAATCCTGATGAGGCTGTTGCTATGGGAGCTGCCATCCAAGGAGGTATCCTTCGTGGGGATGTGAAGGAGTTGCTTCTTTTGGATGTTACTCCTCTGTCACTAGGTATTGAAACATTAGGTGGAATCTTCACCAGGCTGATTAGTCGCAACACGACAATTCCGACCAAGAAGAGTCAG GTGTTTTCGACTGCAGCTGACAACCAAACCCAAGTGGGTATCAAGGTGCTACAAGGAGAGCGTGAGATGGCTTCTGACAACAAGATGTTGGGAGAGTTTGAACTTGTAGGCATTCCTCCTGCACCAAGAGGCCTGCCTCAGATCGAAGTCACCTTTGATATTGATGCCAATGGTATTGTCACTGTTTCTGCCAAGGACAAGGCCACCAACAAAGAACAGCAGATTACTATCCGCTCATCTGGAGGTCTTACTGACGAGGAGATAGAAAAGATGGTCAGGGAAGCAGAGCTGCATGCTCAGAGAGATCAGGAGAGGAAATCATTGATTGACCTCAGAAATAGTGCGGATACAACGATCTACAGTATTGAGAAGAGCTTGAACGAGTATCGTGACAAGGTTCCAAGTGAAGTTGCCAAAGAAATTGAGGATGCGGTAGCAGATTTGAGGAAGGCAATAGGAGAGGACAATGCCGACGAAATCAAGGCCAAGCTTGATGCCGCAAACAAAGCTGTTTCTAAGATTGGGGAACACATGTCAAAGGGTTCTGGTGGCGACTCATCTTCCGGTGGATCACAGGGTGGAGGAGACCAAGCTCCCGAAGCAGATTACGAAGAAGTGAAGAAGTGA